The genomic stretch CACGAGGTCTGCCactgctgtccgtcctgtctccctgtagcgctgtcttaggcgtctcacagtacagacattgcaatgtattgtcctggccacatctgcagtcctcatgcctacttgcagcatgcctaaggcacgttcacacaaatgagcagggaccctggacatttttcttttggtgtttttcagagtcagtagaaaggcctctttagtttcctaagttttcataactgtgaccttaattgcctatcgtctgtaagctgttagtgtcttaacgaccgttccacaaatgcatgttcattcattgtttatggttcattgaacaagcatgggaaacagtgtttataccctttacaatgaagatctgtgaagttatttggatttatacgaattatctttgaaagacagggtcctaaaaaagggaggtttatttttttgctgagtgtactttttccaccctgcactgtgaatgtttacacggtgtgttcaataaagatatGAAAAAGTAAAAtgatttgtgtgttattagtttaagcagactgtgtttgtctattgttgtgacttagatgaagatcagataaaattttatgaccaatttacacagaagtccaggtaattccaaagggttcacatactttttcctgcAACTGTACTTGGATATGGATTTCCCAGGAGATGGGAGACAGGGAAGCAGTAATATGTCTACAGCCCCCAAAGAGTGAAAGCTGGGAACATGTTCATGACCAAAATGACCTACCACTGACGGGCTAGCTGAATGTGGTGAGCAGGTCGTCACAGTCGACAAGGTTCCAGAGTGATCAGAGTCACTGCTAGGTCTTTCAGTTGGTGGTCTGGCATAACGTGGTCTGGCAGTATGTAGCCTAGCAACCTCGAGGTTCTTAGTCGAGATCTGACTGGAAAGAGTGTCCATCGAGGAGGTGGAGTGTTTGAAGGGAGAGTCCAttaccagaggtgtgtgtgtctccatgccCAGGGGTCTCCAATCTCCCATCTGGCTACCAGGCTAAGAGagacgggtgagagagagaggcaaatggATGAAGATACCAACAGAAACACTGAGGTCCTACTGCTGCTTAAGCAACTATGAGTTGATATCAGCCCTAGGAGTGCCGCTGTTCCATCCTTACCTGTCCAATCACCGACCAGCGGATTCGGCGCGCCAGGCGCAGCTCCCTGCACACTTCTCTTTCCAGCTCCTCAAGCCTGAGGCGTCGTTTCACATCCCAAGCCAGTTCGGCCAAGTGAAGGTTCTTCCCCTCTTCCATTTCACTCTGAAACCTTCACATACAAGggaacatcaaacatgatttacctTCATTTTTCTACAACTCAAACTGTCCACCATATCTAGTTCTTAAGTTATTGCTAGATAGGAGGTCAACGTGATTCCACACCTTTGCTTATGTTTTTTTAACACATTTGGGTAAAAGATTCTAATAACACTCACGTGTTCTTGAAGTAGTTTCTACCCTTGGCAATGAGCCATTCTCTAATATCCGTCAGTAAGATGTGGGAAGGAACCTCCCCTTGCTGCTGCAAGACTAGGAACTGCTTCAAAAGATttttctgacagagagagagagagatttatttgCACCCTTGCCCTCCACAAGTTTTTCCTGGTGTTGTCACGTGATCAGAAAACCCTTTCCCCATCCATGAGCGACAGCAAGTTACATACACAGTTGAAATAAAACGCATGGAAAGGTGTGTCTTACAATATAGCTTTTGTGTTTTTATAATTGTGCATCTAGAAAGTAGACCACTCTAACCTGCTGGGCACAGCACTGCTTCTCCCACAGCAACTGAACTGACTTGATGTAGCTACTGTAGCGATTGTACTCTTTACACGTACACAGCACCTGAAAGGGAGGAGCCACAAATGAGCATTTTTAGAGGAAgttcatgtgtacaaacacccaaTCCCAAAtctacctctaacctctacccCAATATTGATTGattttgcctttatttaaccaggtaagacattaagaacacattctctttTACAACCTGCACTAACAATGACCTTATGCACTTGTAGATTTGGATTTGTGTAAACTAAGCAAAATGGCAAACATTTCACCTAGCCATcatattgcttacacctgtcCAATTTTCTCAGTTCCATATAAGTGTCACTTTAAGATTTTGGAAAGAAAAAGGAGGTTTGCCATGCCTTCTCATTTGAGGTGATGAGGCCTTGCTTCACCAGCCGCTTCTTCCTTTCCGGATGGCGGAAAAAACTCTTCAGGTGTTTGTCGTGGAGGCAGTTATAACTAACATCCATGACTCTCATGTTGGGGTCCAACAGGTCAAACCCGGGGGTCTCCTGATGGAGCTGTGGATTGTGTTTTAACAAACCTCAATGTCAGGGCAATGGATACTACAGTGGGAATGGTTGTGGAATTAGGACTGGAAATGGGAAGGAAgtcattaaaaatatataattaggtAACATTTCATTTGAAAGAAATTGGGGATCTCAGATCATTTGGAATGTCATACTATCACACTAACCTTCTCCCCCAGTTTTCCTCTGAAGAATACAGGGAATGTCCTCTCTGGGGCTTCCTGTAACCCCTACAAATACAGAGACAATCATGACAAAACTTTTTAGACGTGGGGTTTTGATAGTAGAACCCATCCCTGTCACTTGGTTTGCAATAATTCCACCTTTTGCCAATTCACTTTGCATGAAAAATGTTGAATCAAGCTCATATCTAAAACAAATGTGTTTGATCCATTTACATTGTTAAACTATTCTTAAAGTAGTCAACTAACCGTAGGCCTACATGATGACTGATTCTGTAGGCTACATATTCATCTCATAGACTTTCATCATCCATCTTTAGAATTATACAAATGTGAAGCGATATTAATATGAAGAACGAACAAAGCATTATCCTAGGCCTACTcacattttcttcttctttgcCCGCACTTTTTGAAATAGTAGGCATATTGACTAATATTGTAAACAAGTGATGTCATAACGGAAACTTGATTATCCTGTGTCTCCAGAAAAGGTAGGCCCTATGCCCCCCAAACGTCCGCTATCTGATAGACCTATGTTGTTGTACTGATATAAACACTATGAAATGATATTGTAGCCTTAACCTATTGATATAGTCTACAGGCTTATTTATGGTGTGCCCGCTCCATAAAGCGCAGCTCCAGTTGTGCCTGGGCATGCTGCAACAGGTGCACTCTGTTGCCAAGCCTTCCACAGAATCATACCTCAACCCTAAAATGTGATCCACATGTATTCGATTTCGAAACTGTCAAGTTATTTGCAGTGATGGATTTAAAGCATTATCACgactaacaggctgactacaccaaatgaatttagaaatctatattattcaattattgcacccacactgcttgggcacgccaacgagcgtctgcatagcaaagggctaaaatagaagtcagttctatttctgatgcagatcgcactgcaagtcctgcctctcccatctcctcattggtttatagaagcaggtacccacgtgccatctcctcattggttatacccaagtGGGTGACTGAAAAACGAaagaggtcagtggcggtaacgcacctaatttatgaaagttgccaatcgcaatataaaatcaagagaagaaaaagcctggaaggaggagagatgactagaaacgattcggttgaccgttttatgtgtgaattaattggtggagtagaggaccttggttcacatagggtcatgtctggcGAGTCAGTGGACACGTTTCTAGAGGACCTTGGTTCACATAGGGTCCTGTCTGGTGAGTCAGTGGACACGTTtcctgcctctattgtattgtgttttggagaaa from Salvelinus fontinalis isolate EN_2023a unplaced genomic scaffold, ASM2944872v1 scaffold_1319, whole genome shotgun sequence encodes the following:
- the LOC129848989 gene encoding fibrous sheath-interacting protein 2-like (The sequence of the model RefSeq protein was modified relative to this genomic sequence to represent the inferred CDS: added 190 bases not found in genome assembly), encoding MDSDEARKGLQEAPERTFPVFFRGKLGEKLHQETPGFDLLDPNMRVMDVSYNCLHDKHLKSFFRHPERKKRLVKQGLITSNEKVLCTCKEYNRYSSYIKSVQLLWEKQCCAQQKNLLKQFLVLQQQGEVPSHILLTDIREWLIAKGRNYFKNTFQSEMEEGKNLHLAELAWDVKRRLRLEELEREVCRELRLARRIRWSVIGQPGSQMGDWRPLGMETHTPLVMDSPFKHSTSSMDTLSSQISTKNLEVARLHTARPRYARPPTERPSSDSDHSGTLSTVTTCSPHSASPSVGCNTKPPPAKPPPAKPPPAKPKSAKPPPAKPPTATDYSGTLSAVVGRGQWQLIPIRFSPLYCG